TAACCTGTTCCGGCAAAACACCTATCGGAACATGGCAGAAATGACGGCCGCCATCGGCACAGTTGAAGAAAACAGCTTTATTAAACAGGTACGATTAGAAACCGATAAGTTTAAAAAACTTGTGGCTGAAATGAAGCAACGAAACTGAAGAAGGAAATAAAATTGAATTATTCTATTTGGTTTGTCTCAAGAAAATTTCGGCAGATCTATTTGAAAACAACGGAATAATTTATTAGAGACATCTGAAAAATAGAATTATTGATGGTAGTCGCAATCTTTAGATTGCGTTTTCTAAACACAATCGCGAACTAAAGTTCGCGTCTACCAATATTACCAGAATATTTCAGATGTCTCTATTAAGAAGAATTGTGCTGAAGATTGAAACATACGCCTCATAGCAATACAGGTAACGGAACAGGCACAATAATCAGTCCAAAATTGCACCTCAGACGAGTTCTCAGTATCTTTTTATCAACCATAACAACAAGAAATATTTGCTTATGAAACTGCCCAAAGAACAAATTCTTGAAATCTTCCGGGAAACAAAAGCGCTCCTCGAAGGACACTTCCAACTCACTTCCGGCATGCATAGCCCGCAGTATTTTCAATGTGCCCGCGTGCTGCAATTTCCGAAATATCTCCACCTGCTCTCTGGAGAAATTGCACGCCACTTTGGATATAACGAAGTGGAAGTCGTTCTTTCTCCTGCCATCGGAGGAATTGTGGTTGGAACGGAAGTCGGCAGAATGCTGGGCGCGCGCACTATTTTTGCCGAACGGAAAGACGGCAAGATGGAACTGCGCCGCGGATTTGAAATTCTTCCCGGTGAACGCGTACTCGTCGTGGAAGATGTTGTAACGACCGGAGGTTCCACGAAAGAAGTTATTGATTTAGTGAACGCCGCAAAAGGCAGTCTCGTCGGTACCGGCTGTATTGTCGATCGAAGCAACGGAAAAGTGCAATTTGACACAAAACAATTTGCGGTTTTACAGATGGAAGTTGTTACGCATCAGCCGACAGATTGCCCATTGTGCAAATCCGGCAGCGCAGTCGTAAAACCCGGCAGTAGAGGGAATTATTAATATGGGTGATGTATTCCAACATGTGCAGCAATTGATCGGCAGTGGATTCACACTCTACCTGTGGAACGGTTTCGTAGCATTCGCAGCCGTTATGGTTATTGGATTTTTTTTCAAATACTTTCTCAATACCCTTGGCCGCAAACTTATTGCTAGAACAAACACCGAATTAGACGATAAGATTTTTGCCGTCATCCTTCCCCGTGTCAAGTGGCTTGCAATCGTCATCGGTTTATATCTTACCATCGAACAAATTGCCAAAGGCATTGCTCGCACCGATAGAATTAGTGAAGAACTGGTTCAATATTCGGAAGGCATCATCTATATTGCATTCGTTTGTCTTGTCACCGCGCTGATAATCCGTCTCATCGACACACTGTTGAAACATTCCATGGAAACGCATGCAAAGAAAACAGAATCGATGGTCAATGAAGCGCTCTTTCCAATCTTGAATAGATTGGTGATGATTTTGATACTGTTTGTCGCAGCCGTGATTTCTCTTGGACATTTTGGCGTCGATGTCAGCAGTTTGCTCGTCTTCCTCGGCGGCGGTTCAGTGGCTGTTGCTCTTGCAGCACAGGAAACTCTGGCAAACATGATCGCAGGGTTTGTTATTATGCTGGATCGGCCGTTTCGTCTTGGTGATAGAATAAAACTTCCTTCCGGTGAAATTGGTGATGTATTCGAAATTGGCCTTCGCAGCACAAAGATTCTCGACTTCGACAATAATCTCATTGTCAGCCCGAACGCCGAGTTGACGAAAACCAAGGTCATCAATTATTCGTATCCTCGAAACGATATCCGTGTCCTCGTTGAAGTAAATGTTGCATACGGTACATCGATCGAGCGGGCAAAAGAAATCATGCTCAACCTCGCTCGTCAAAATTCCGATCTGCTCAAACAACCGGAACCGAGTGTATTTTTCAGCGCAATGGGCGAATCATCATGCACGCTTCAGTTAATTGGACGCACTGACGATTGGAAGAAAAAGGGCCGCGCAGAGAATGTTTTGCGCGAACAAATATATACAGCTTTCATGAAGGAAGGAATTTCCTCCGGTATTGCACAGCATGTCGTTCAACTTTCATCACCGATCATCAATGTCTCTCCAAAAAACGATTAAGTCCGAAAGATTGTATCACGGCAGCATCATCGACCTGATTATCGAAGAGGTCGAAGACGCACCGGGTAATATCCGCAAACGTGAGATTGTGAGCCACCCGGGCGGAAGTGTTATCGTACCGTTACTCGACAATGGCGATGTGATTCTTGTACGGCAGTACCGATATCCGCTCAAAAAATTTATTTTGGAAGTTCCCGCTGGAAAGCTTGAACCGAACGAAGATCCGTTGAGAGCTGCTCAACGCGAACTGCAGGAAGAAACTGGCTACATTGCTGACAAGTATGAAAAACTGACAGCGATGTTCACCACTCCAGGATTCTGCAGCGAAGTGCTTCATATCTATCTTGCCACCGGATTAAATAAATCCGAGCACGGCCAAAATCTTGACGAAGGCGAACAGAGTCTTACGGTTGAATATATTCCGCTTTCCACTGTTGTAGAAATGATCGTGCGCGGCGAGATCGGCGACAGCAAAACCATCGCCGGAATTATGTTGGCTGAACGAAAACTCAAATCAATGAACAATGAATGAATATGGTCGATGAGGAATGCTCCTTTACTTATCTATGACTGCCCATTCATCTCATATCATTGATCATTATTCACTCATCACGAGTCACTTGTTATTATGAATATTGTTGAATTGATTCGGAAGAAGCGCGAAGGTAGTTCACTCACCGAAGAAGAATTCCGATTTCTCATCACGGGATACGTCGAAGGCACAGTGCCGGATTATCAAATGTCTGCATTCCTCATGGCGTGCTACTTCCGTGGGATGAGCAGCGAGGAAACGCTCACGTTCACAAAGCTGATGCTGCATTCCGGCGAGGTGATTGATCTTTCCGAAATTCCCGGCGTCAAAGTCGATAAACATTCTACCGGTGGTGTGGGCGACAAGGTGTCGCTTATTCTCGCACCGATGGTTGCCGCATGCGGCGTTCCTGTACCAATGATTTCCGGGCGCGGACTCGGACACACCGGCGGCACGCTCGATAAATTAGAATCCATTCCTGGTTTTCGAACCGATCTTTCCATTTCAGAATACAAGCGAGTCATTCGCGAAATTGGTGTGGTGATGATCGGGCAAACGAAAGAGATTGCACCTGCCGATAAAATGATGTATGCCCTTCGCGACGTGACGGCAACCGTTGAGTGCATTCCACTGATTGCTGGAAGCATTATGAGCAAGAAATTAGCGGAAGGCATTGATGCATTAGTGCTTGATGTGAAAACCGGTCGTGGCGCGTTCATGCAGACGCGCGAACGTGCAGTGGAATTAGCACAGACACTTGTCGGCATCGGCAATGGATTTGGGAAAGAGACCATCGGTTATATAACGGATATGAACCAGCCGCTTGGCGTTGCTATCGGCAATTGGCTGGAAGTAATTGAATCCGTCGAATGTCTGCGCGGTACCGTTGGGAAAAATGATATGTCAAGCGATTTAATGGAAGTGACATACGTGCTTTCAGGAACGATGGTGTATCTCGGTAAAAAAGCGAAGTCGATCGAAGAAGGAATTGAGAAATGTAGAAAGACGATTGAAGACGGGTCGGCATATCATAAACTGCTCGACCTCGTCCGTGCACAAGGTGGCAGTGTTGAAGCAATTGAAAATTTGGAACGCTATCCCCTGCCTAAGTTCGCTATGGAAGTGAAATCAAGTGAGCAAGGATTTGTCAACGAAATAGATTCTTTCGAACTCGGATTGACAAGTATTTCCCTCGGTGCCGGCCGCGAAAAGATCGACGACGTGATCGATATGAAAGCAGGAATTTTATTGAAGAAGAAGGTTGGTGATGCAGTCGATGTTGGAGATTCTCTTGTTATTTTTTATACAGACCGAGAGGACGTTCTTGCTTCTGCGCGCGAAAGAATTACGAAAGCATTTAAGTTCTCTTCCACTAAGCCGGAACGCAAA
Above is a genomic segment from Ignavibacteriales bacterium containing:
- the pyrE gene encoding orotate phosphoribosyltransferase; amino-acid sequence: MKLPKEQILEIFRETKALLEGHFQLTSGMHSPQYFQCARVLQFPKYLHLLSGEIARHFGYNEVEVVLSPAIGGIVVGTEVGRMLGARTIFAERKDGKMELRRGFEILPGERVLVVEDVVTTGGSTKEVIDLVNAAKGSLVGTGCIVDRSNGKVQFDTKQFAVLQMEVVTHQPTDCPLCKSGSAVVKPGSRGNY
- a CDS encoding mechanosensitive ion channel family protein, which codes for MGDVFQHVQQLIGSGFTLYLWNGFVAFAAVMVIGFFFKYFLNTLGRKLIARTNTELDDKIFAVILPRVKWLAIVIGLYLTIEQIAKGIARTDRISEELVQYSEGIIYIAFVCLVTALIIRLIDTLLKHSMETHAKKTESMVNEALFPILNRLVMILILFVAAVISLGHFGVDVSSLLVFLGGGSVAVALAAQETLANMIAGFVIMLDRPFRLGDRIKLPSGEIGDVFEIGLRSTKILDFDNNLIVSPNAELTKTKVINYSYPRNDIRVLVEVNVAYGTSIERAKEIMLNLARQNSDLLKQPEPSVFFSAMGESSCTLQLIGRTDDWKKKGRAENVLREQIYTAFMKEGISSGIAQHVVQLSSPIINVSPKND
- a CDS encoding NUDIX hydrolase; protein product: MSLQKTIKSERLYHGSIIDLIIEEVEDAPGNIRKREIVSHPGGSVIVPLLDNGDVILVRQYRYPLKKFILEVPAGKLEPNEDPLRAAQRELQEETGYIADKYEKLTAMFTTPGFCSEVLHIYLATGLNKSEHGQNLDEGEQSLTVEYIPLSTVVEMIVRGEIGDSKTIAGIMLAERKLKSMNNE
- a CDS encoding thymidine phosphorylase, which translates into the protein MNIVELIRKKREGSSLTEEEFRFLITGYVEGTVPDYQMSAFLMACYFRGMSSEETLTFTKLMLHSGEVIDLSEIPGVKVDKHSTGGVGDKVSLILAPMVAACGVPVPMISGRGLGHTGGTLDKLESIPGFRTDLSISEYKRVIREIGVVMIGQTKEIAPADKMMYALRDVTATVECIPLIAGSIMSKKLAEGIDALVLDVKTGRGAFMQTRERAVELAQTLVGIGNGFGKETIGYITDMNQPLGVAIGNWLEVIESVECLRGTVGKNDMSSDLMEVTYVLSGTMVYLGKKAKSIEEGIEKCRKTIEDGSAYHKLLDLVRAQGGSVEAIENLERYPLPKFAMEVKSSEQGFVNEIDSFELGLTSISLGAGREKIDDVIDMKAGILLKKKVGDAVDVGDSLVIFYTDREDVLASARERITKAFKFSSTKPERKPMILDIVDKNGVRKWGA